AGATATGGGTCTCTCATTACTCTTTAGTCTTTTCCAAACCCTGAAGCGATTCAACTCAACTGTGAAATGATGAAAGAAACCTATGGGACCAAGGCTATCAGATTCAGTGAACTATATGAATAACTCAAAAGCCATGGCCATATATGGCATTCTGATGCCTTTTGTCACTCCATCCGTACACTCACTTCAccataaaataacataatatatgtGTACATCATATTGACTTAGGTATAAAATCCCATCTTAATTTCATGATATTGCAGATAAAAAGTTGACAGATGAGCAAATTATCGACAAGATTAAGTGTGGGGGATCGTAGTTGTTGACGAGGATTTCCTTGACATTTGGTGCAACCAGATTGCACATGCACGGTTCCATTTAAGTGCGACATCAACTTATAACAGTTAACCTCTGATATTAGTATGTCATCCATGTTTGGTTTTTCCGTTTTTCAAGTCTCAAATTGGACTTGGAAAATCTTCACCTTCAGATTAATATTTTCCAATATGAATAACCCTTTCTTGCACTACAAGTTTCTGCAGGCAATTTGTGTCGCTGATTTATTTACCTCTAGTTTTTATGATTATcgattaatatatttcttacaTTTTATTAAAGCTTTTTGGTCTAAAAAGTACAAACTAGGGACGTATAAAATGGTTAGGTTTATGGCTTTGTCCCAAAAAGCCGAAAACAAAGGTAGGGGTCACATATGACATTGGAATTTGAAGTTAGGTGTAGAAAACTTTTTCCTCTTGTGTGCAAATTAAAAACTTGGTTTTCTGAGATTGGAATGGTTCAGCGATTTTGGATctgtgaaataaaaataaattaccgCAAAACACGTGGTTTAAAGCAATGTTTTTGCTTACAATACAATCTAATTTTCGACTCTGTTTTCGGATTCGGACTGAAGGCTCCACAATCCAAATTGCTGTTAGTAGAAAGACCCCACCACTCATGGTTTTCTGAAGTAACGTCATACTAACAAATCATcacaagtaaaaaatatatacatatattattatgaaaagcTATCAAGTTATGCACCAAATTCTATGTATGAAGTTCTGCGTAAATAGACAGAACAATGGATGCTTTCCTGTTTTACCTCAACAATGAATTAAACTGAATATGCATATAAATAATGACGAAAAGGAAGGGCTTCAAATTCACGTGAAAAAAGtcctcatatattttttatcattctaggtatatatgtttttctctttatctaattcattttctttgcaCTGTCTTTGTCTCATCACTTTTTGTAGCTTTTTTTCCACCCAATCGAAGGAGGAGGAGCTGGTATTGAAAAGTACTGTTAGTTAGTTATCTGTATGGGTTATGAGATAGTTATttttgattaagaaaataatggCAATTATGATATTATACAGTGGCTTTTGAGCTTGTCAATCAATGCTAAGAAAGGAACACACGTAACCGACCACCTTGGAACCTTATAAAAGAGTGTCTGTGCTTAATCCCtgaacacacatacacatacttattttgctttcttcctcacttttgttttttgaaagAGTGTTTTTCTGAGGAGAGGAATAAAACATCCCCACCACCATCCCCTTCTGTTCCTCATAATTAACACTTTCTCAAAACACACTCAGAAACAAGAAAATAACCAAAACCTTTGAGATGCATGCACAACACAAATCCCCCAAGACATACCCGACACTTGCCCAGGTAAGATATCTCTTTTTCTATGATTTTTCACACCCACATACTCTAAATAATATGTAcacttttatttacaaaaacatcTATCATCCACTCCTCACTTTGTGTTATTGAAAAATACTTATACCCAATATGGATCACTCGTTCATGTGTTTTTATCAATCATGCAGGTATTAGAAGAAGTAAAGAGAATGACAGACATAGGGTTCCCAATATCAGCCATGAGCTTTGTGGGGTACCTTAAAAACTTGACCTTAGCTGTGTGCATGGGAAGGTTGGGAAGCCTGGAGTTAGCTGGAGGCTCTTTGGCCATAGGTTTCACCAACATAACTGGTTACTCTGTCCTCTCAGGTCTAGCCATGGGCATGGAACCCCTCTGCACCCAAGCCTTCGGTTCTAGAAACTTCTCCTTACTCTCTCTAACTCTGCACAGAACAATTCTCATGTTACTTCTATTTTCTCTTCCCATTTCTCTTCTTTGGCTCAACCTCCAACCTCTCATGCTTTTCCTTCGTCAGAATCCAGACATAACTCGTGTAGCAACCCTCTATTGCCGCTTCGCCATCCCAGACCTCATAGCCAACAGCTTCCTCCACCCTCTTCGCATCTATCTACGCAGCAAAGGAACAACTTGGCCACTGCTGTGGTGCACTTTACTTTCCATTCTTCTACACCTTCCCACCATCACCTTTCTAACCTTCAAACTCCACCTTGGCGTTCCGGGAATCGCTGTTTCATCCTTCGTTGCCaatttcaacaaccttttcttccttcttctgtACATGCTCTATACACGCGTTCCCGAGGAGTCCTTACACATGCCGTTACTACTGCCTCCTACCATGTCACATAATAATGTGATAACATGTGGTAGCAGTGGTAGTACTCTTGCCATGGAGTGGGGTGTGCTACTGAAATTTTCAATACAAAGTTGTCTGGCTGTTTGCTTGGAATGGTGGTGGTACGAATTGATGACAATCTCAGCAGGCTACCTCAACAACCCTCGTGTTGCTCTAGCCACGGCTGGCATAGTGATACAAACCACATCTCTTTTGTACACTTTGCCAACAGCACTGAGTGCATCGGTGTCAACGAGAGTAGGGAATGAGCTTGGGGCGGGGCAAGCTGAAAGAGCGAGTTTGGCAACGGTGGTAGCGATTGGATTAGCACTTGCAAGCTCAATTTTTGGTTTATTGTGGACCACTGTGGGAAGAGAAAAGTGGGGGAGAGTGTTCACCAGTGACGGTGAGGTGCTGCAACTGAGTATGGCAGTCTTACCTATAATCGGAGTTTGTGAGTTAGCGAATTGTCCACAAACCACAAGCTGTGGAATCCTGAGAGGAAGTGCTAGGCCTGGTGTTGGGGCAGTTATAAACTTTTGCTCCTTTTATTTGGTGGGAGCACCGGTAGCCATTGTTTTGGCCTTCGTTTGGAAACTTGGGATGGTTGGGCTGTGTTATGGATTGCTGGCAGCACAGATCGCATGTGTGGTGTCAATTTTCGTTG
This genomic stretch from Vigna radiata var. radiata cultivar VC1973A chromosome 7, Vradiata_ver6, whole genome shotgun sequence harbors:
- the LOC106766534 gene encoding protein DETOXIFICATION 55-like, with the protein product MHAQHKSPKTYPTLAQVLEEVKRMTDIGFPISAMSFVGYLKNLTLAVCMGRLGSLELAGGSLAIGFTNITGYSVLSGLAMGMEPLCTQAFGSRNFSLLSLTLHRTILMLLLFSLPISLLWLNLQPLMLFLRQNPDITRVATLYCRFAIPDLIANSFLHPLRIYLRSKGTTWPLLWCTLLSILLHLPTITFLTFKLHLGVPGIAVSSFVANFNNLFFLLLYMLYTRVPEESLHMPLLLPPTMSHNNVITCGSSGSTLAMEWGVLLKFSIQSCLAVCLEWWWYELMTISAGYLNNPRVALATAGIVIQTTSLLYTLPTALSASVSTRVGNELGAGQAERASLATVVAIGLALASSIFGLLWTTVGREKWGRVFTSDGEVLQLSMAVLPIIGVCELANCPQTTSCGILRGSARPGVGAVINFCSFYLVGAPVAIVLAFVWKLGMVGLCYGLLAAQIACVVSIFVVVYKTDWETESLKARSLVGKGVSGTFAFHQNQITVKCEEPVVFLKDNNSEK